The Lutibacter sp. Hel_I_33_5 genome has a window encoding:
- a CDS encoding isocitrate lyase — MKNLAQTNYSSALETVRSLKKKYGATWSSINSENAARMVAQNRFTSGLDIAKHTAKIMRKDMAEYDADSSKYTQSLGCWHGFVAQQKMIAVKKHHQTTNKKYLYLSGWMVAALRSEFGPLPDQSMHEKTAVPSLINEIYDFLKQADAIELNDLFRRLENGENVQDQIDNYESHIVPIIADIDAGFGNEEATYLLAKKMIEAGACAIQIENQVSDAKQCGHQDGKVTVPHEDFIAKLNAVRYAFLELGIEDGIIVARTDSEGAGLTQKLPVSQEPGDLASQYLAFVDAEEIKIKDAKDDDVLLKRDGKLYRPIRLANGLYKFKDGSNIDRVVLDCITSLQNGADLLWIETPTPNVKQIAHMVNRVREVVPNAKLVYNNSPSFNWTLNFRNQAFDEMLEEGENMTEYDRNNLMDEAYDGSELCHRADDKIKTFQVDGAREAGIFHHLITLPTYHTTALHMNDLTEGYFGEQGMLAYVKGVQRQELRKGVSCVKHQRMAGSDLGDDHKSFFAGDKALKAGGEKNTSNQFEIKSKKVVVKEGLSVVA, encoded by the coding sequence ATGAAAAATTTAGCACAAACAAATTACAGTTCAGCATTAGAAACAGTTAGAAGTTTAAAAAAGAAATACGGAGCAACTTGGAGTTCTATTAATTCTGAAAATGCAGCAAGAATGGTTGCTCAAAATAGATTTACATCTGGTTTAGATATCGCAAAACATACTGCTAAAATTATGAGGAAAGATATGGCAGAATATGATGCAGATTCTTCAAAATATACACAATCTCTTGGTTGCTGGCACGGTTTTGTTGCGCAACAAAAAATGATTGCTGTAAAAAAACATCATCAAACTACCAATAAAAAATACTTGTATTTATCAGGATGGATGGTTGCAGCATTACGTTCAGAATTTGGTCCATTACCAGATCAATCAATGCATGAAAAAACTGCAGTTCCATCGCTTATCAATGAAATCTATGATTTTTTAAAACAAGCGGATGCAATTGAATTAAATGATTTGTTTAGACGTTTAGAAAATGGAGAAAATGTGCAAGATCAAATAGATAATTATGAGTCTCATATTGTACCAATTATTGCTGATATAGACGCTGGTTTCGGTAACGAAGAAGCTACTTATTTGTTAGCTAAAAAGATGATCGAAGCTGGTGCTTGTGCAATTCAAATTGAAAATCAAGTTTCAGATGCGAAACAATGTGGTCATCAAGATGGAAAAGTAACAGTTCCTCATGAAGATTTTATAGCAAAATTGAATGCTGTGAGATATGCTTTTTTAGAATTAGGAATTGAAGATGGAATTATTGTAGCGAGAACAGATTCGGAAGGAGCGGGTTTAACTCAAAAACTTCCTGTGAGTCAGGAGCCAGGAGATTTAGCTTCTCAATATTTAGCTTTTGTTGATGCTGAAGAAATTAAAATTAAAGATGCAAAAGATGATGATGTATTGTTAAAAAGAGATGGAAAATTATATCGTCCAATAAGATTAGCAAATGGATTGTATAAATTTAAAGATGGTTCTAATATAGATAGAGTGGTGTTAGATTGTATAACAAGTCTGCAAAATGGAGCAGATTTGTTGTGGATAGAAACTCCAACTCCGAATGTAAAGCAGATTGCTCATATGGTGAATAGGGTTAGAGAAGTTGTGCCAAATGCAAAGTTGGTTTATAATAATTCACCATCATTTAATTGGACCTTAAATTTCCGAAATCAAGCATTTGATGAAATGTTAGAGGAAGGTGAAAACATGACGGAGTATGATAGAAATAATTTAATGGATGAAGCATATGACGGTTCTGAATTATGTCACAGGGCAGATGATAAAATTAAAACGTTTCAGGTTGACGGAGCAAGAGAAGCAGGAATTTTTCATCACTTAATTACATTACCAACCTACCATACAACTGCACTTCATATGAATGATTTAACTGAAGGGTATTTTGGAGAGCAAGGTATGTTAGCGTATGTAAAAGGTGTGCAAAGACAAGAGTTAAGAAAAGGAGTGTCTTGTGTAAAACATCAAAGAATGGCGGGTTCAGATTTAGGAGATGATCATAAATCGTTCTTTGCAGGTGATAAAGCGTTAAAAGCTGGGGGAGAAAAAAACACATCAAATCAGTTTGAAATTAAATCAAAGAAAGTTGTAGTTAAAGAAGGGTTAAGCGTAGTTGCTTAA